The following are encoded in a window of Mannheimia varigena genomic DNA:
- a CDS encoding HlyC/CorC family transporter, translating into MDSIPLSSLFISLAILLVLSAFFSGSETGLMSLNRYKMRHLAEQGHKGAKLAEKLLARTDVLLSLILICNNLVNIAASAIATMIGMQLSGEKGVAIATGLLTFVMLVFSEILPKTIAATYPEKVGFFVSFVLTPLKKLLSPIVFLMNLIIAGLLKLLRIQQKDKQELSPEELRSVVLESGKFIPAEHREMLVSILDMEKVTVDDIMVPRNDISGIDIDDDWKAIMRQLNHAPHARVLIYKGDMDTNIMGILRVREAFRLMLEKNEFTKEMLVRAIDEAYFIPEGTPLTTQLINFKTNKERIGLVVDEYGDIKGLVTLEDILEEIVGEFTTSSAPTLEQEVQPQSDGTVIIEGSANLRDLNKLFNWELPLDEARTFNGLLLEHLEKIPDEGIEFEIYNLKVTILEVAENMVKQARVKYLAPEPIANND; encoded by the coding sequence TTGGACAGTATTCCCCTGAGTAGTTTATTTATTTCTTTAGCTATTCTTTTAGTACTCTCTGCGTTTTTTTCAGGTTCGGAAACCGGCCTGATGTCTTTAAACCGTTATAAAATGCGCCATCTTGCTGAGCAAGGACATAAAGGGGCAAAATTAGCGGAAAAACTCTTAGCACGAACTGATGTTCTGCTCAGTCTTATTTTAATCTGTAATAATCTTGTAAACATCGCTGCCTCTGCAATTGCTACAATGATCGGTATGCAGCTTTCCGGCGAGAAGGGTGTTGCGATTGCTACAGGTTTACTTACATTTGTAATGTTGGTTTTCTCCGAAATTCTGCCTAAAACGATTGCGGCAACTTATCCTGAAAAGGTGGGTTTTTTTGTTAGTTTCGTATTAACACCACTTAAGAAATTACTGAGCCCGATAGTCTTTTTAATGAATCTAATTATTGCAGGTTTATTAAAATTATTACGTATTCAACAGAAAGATAAACAAGAGCTTAGCCCAGAAGAGCTCCGTAGCGTGGTACTTGAATCAGGTAAATTCATCCCGGCAGAACACCGTGAAATGCTTGTATCTATTTTAGATATGGAAAAAGTCACTGTGGATGACATTATGGTGCCTCGTAATGATATTAGCGGCATTGATATTGATGATGATTGGAAAGCCATTATGCGCCAATTGAATCATGCCCCACACGCTAGGGTCTTAATTTACAAAGGGGATATGGATACTAACATAATGGGGATTTTACGTGTACGTGAAGCATTCCGTTTAATGTTAGAGAAAAACGAATTTACCAAAGAAATGTTAGTTCGTGCGATTGATGAGGCTTACTTTATTCCTGAAGGTACACCATTAACTACGCAATTAATTAACTTTAAAACGAATAAAGAACGAATTGGCTTGGTTGTTGATGAATATGGTGATATTAAAGGCCTAGTTACGCTTGAAGATATTTTAGAGGAAATTGTGGGTGAGTTTACTACTTCATCAGCTCCAACGCTTGAACAGGAGGTTCAGCCGCAATCAGATGGTACAGTCATTATAGAAGGCTCAGCAAATTTACGAGATCTTAATAAACTCTTTAATTGGGAATTGCCGCTTGATGAAGCCAGAACATTTAACGGATTATTATTGGAGCATTTAGAGAAAATTCCTGATGAAGGTATAGAATTTGAAATATATAATTTAAAAGTTACTATTCTTGAAGTTGCAGAAAATATGGTCAAACAAGCTAGAGTAAAGTATTTAGCTCCAGAACCAATAGCGAATAACGATTAG
- a CDS encoding sodium-dependent transporter: MSNPSSTSSQRETFAGRGAFIMAAIGSAVGLGNIWRFPYTTYENGGGAFILPYIIALLTAGLPLLFLDYAIGHKYRGGAPLSFRRFSPKFETFGWWQVLINVIIGIYYAVVLGWAASYTYFSLNSAWGDKPVDFFVGEFLKMGDITQGVSFEFVGAVTGPLVAVWLVAIAVLALGIKKGISAASNILMPLLVVMFLILVGYSLTLPGAAKGLDALFTPNWEKLTDPSVWIAAYGQIFFSLSICFGIMITYASYLKPKTDLTGSGLVVGFANSGFELLAGIGVFAALGFMATAAGQEVNEVAKGGIGLAFFAFPTIINQAPMGALVGVLFFGSLTFAALTSFISVVEVIVSAVQDKLNAGRVKATLLVGIPMMVVSVMLFGTTTGLPMLDVMDKFVNQFGIVAVAFVSLVVIVTSEKLSTLERHINEVSSFKVGFIWRLCIVVTAGVLAFMLFSEIAKVYREGYEGYPSWFVNTFGWGMAIGLAVVAYLLSRLAWKNEPKGEL, translated from the coding sequence GTGTCTAATCCATCATCAACCTCTTCACAAAGAGAAACCTTTGCTGGTCGTGGAGCATTTATTATGGCAGCCATTGGCTCAGCTGTCGGCTTAGGAAACATCTGGCGCTTCCCTTACACCACTTACGAAAATGGTGGCGGTGCTTTTATTCTACCATACATCATCGCCTTATTAACTGCAGGTTTACCGTTGCTATTCTTAGATTATGCGATTGGGCATAAATATCGTGGTGGCGCACCGCTTTCATTCCGTCGTTTCAGCCCGAAATTTGAAACTTTCGGCTGGTGGCAGGTATTAATCAACGTGATTATCGGTATCTACTACGCCGTTGTGTTAGGCTGGGCAGCAAGTTATACCTATTTCTCGCTTAACAGTGCTTGGGGTGATAAACCTGTTGATTTCTTTGTTGGCGAGTTCTTAAAAATGGGCGACATCACACAAGGTGTTAGCTTTGAATTTGTAGGAGCGGTAACCGGTCCATTAGTTGCAGTTTGGTTAGTAGCTATTGCTGTATTAGCTTTAGGGATCAAAAAAGGAATTTCAGCGGCTTCTAATATCCTAATGCCATTATTGGTTGTGATGTTCTTAATCTTGGTAGGCTATTCTTTAACTCTGCCGGGAGCCGCAAAAGGCTTAGATGCGTTGTTTACACCAAACTGGGAAAAACTAACTGACCCAAGTGTGTGGATTGCAGCTTATGGTCAAATCTTCTTTTCACTCTCAATCTGCTTTGGGATTATGATTACTTATGCTTCATACCTCAAGCCAAAAACAGATTTAACCGGTTCAGGTTTAGTGGTTGGCTTTGCCAACAGTGGCTTTGAATTATTAGCCGGTATTGGCGTATTTGCAGCGCTTGGCTTTATGGCAACTGCGGCAGGTCAAGAGGTTAATGAAGTAGCGAAAGGCGGTATCGGCTTAGCGTTCTTTGCCTTCCCAACTATCATTAACCAAGCCCCGATGGGAGCATTAGTAGGCGTATTATTCTTCGGATCATTAACCTTTGCAGCATTAACCTCATTTATTTCTGTTGTTGAAGTTATCGTATCAGCAGTGCAAGATAAATTGAATGCAGGACGTGTAAAAGCAACTTTACTGGTGGGTATTCCAATGATGGTTGTTTCAGTAATGTTGTTCGGTACAACCACAGGCTTACCAATGCTTGACGTAATGGATAAATTCGTGAATCAATTCGGCATTGTGGCAGTGGCGTTCGTATCATTAGTTGTGATTGTAACCAGTGAAAAACTCAGTACGTTAGAAAGACATATTAACGAAGTTTCTTCATTTAAAGTTGGCTTTATCTGGCGTTTATGTATCGTAGTTACCGCAGGTGTGCTTGCATTTATGTTATTCAGTGAGATTGCGAAAGTATATCGTGAGGGCTATGAAGGCTACCCAAGCTGGTTTGTAAACACCTTCGGTTGGGGTATGGCAATTGGCTTAGCGGTTGTGGCTTACCTACTTTCAAGACTCGCGTGGAAAAATGAACCAAAAGGAGAACTATAA
- a CDS encoding YfcZ/YiiS family protein has protein sequence MSKTMQQKAADAHNMCKLKGNSMLDNADRQIAFEAVYDSEEMALKAVEFFTQKAKSVETETCEIQSEITQIADGFLMKMWITFSCQAEVILFQMAVR, from the coding sequence ATGAGTAAAACAATGCAACAAAAAGCCGCTGATGCACACAATATGTGTAAGCTAAAAGGCAACTCTATGTTAGATAACGCAGACCGCCAAATTGCCTTTGAAGCAGTTTATGACAGTGAAGAAATGGCTTTAAAAGCGGTCGAATTTTTCACACAAAAAGCAAAATCGGTCGAAACTGAGACTTGTGAAATTCAAAGTGAAATCACACAAATTGCAGACGGTTTTCTGATGAAAATGTGGATAACCTTTAGCTGCCAAGCGGAAGTGATTTTATTTCAAATGGCAGTAAGGTAG
- the yceD gene encoding 23S rRNA accumulation protein YceD has protein sequence MQKVKLPLTIDPYRDAQRRVDYEGYISGKLLKRLGESVCNVLTDAQVTLSLYIDPQRLTVIKGSAKIDVEFDCQRCDNPFTHTLDCSFCFSPVSNMDQADILPEIYEPIEVNEFGEVNLLDMIEDELILELPLVPMHSEEHCEVSVSERTFGELPEELASKPNPFAVLANLKKN, from the coding sequence ATGCAAAAGGTAAAACTACCCCTTACGATTGACCCTTATAGAGACGCTCAGCGTCGAGTGGATTATGAAGGTTACATTTCAGGTAAACTTCTAAAACGCTTGGGTGAATCAGTATGTAATGTGCTAACTGATGCACAAGTTACTCTCTCGTTATATATCGATCCGCAACGTTTAACTGTGATTAAAGGCTCAGCTAAAATCGATGTGGAATTTGATTGCCAACGATGTGATAACCCGTTTACACACACGCTAGACTGTTCATTTTGTTTCAGTCCGGTGTCTAACATGGATCAGGCGGACATCTTGCCCGAAATTTATGAACCTATCGAAGTAAACGAGTTTGGTGAAGTAAATTTACTAGATATGATTGAAGATGAATTGATTCTTGAATTACCTCTAGTCCCGATGCATAGTGAAGAACACTGTGAAGTGTCCGTGAGTGAACGTACATTTGGCGAGTTACCAGAAGAACTGGCAAGCAAACCAAATCCGTTTGCAGTATTAGCTAATTTAAAGAAAAACTAG
- the srmB gene encoding ATP-dependent RNA helicase SrmB yields MSELMTFEELDLSPQLLKALAKKGHSRPTAIQQATIPAALEGRDLLGSAPTGTGKTAAFLLPAIQHLLDYPRRKPGAPRILVLTPTRELAMQVAEQAEELAQFTNLSIATITGGVAYQNHGEVFNSNQDIVVATPGRLMQYIKEENFDCRAVEVLIFDEADRMLQMGFGQDAEKIAAETRWRKHTWLFSATLEGELLEDFSERLLNDPIKVDAEPSRRERKKIQQWYYHADNVEHKTKLLARLIGEFSVEKAIVFVRRREDVRELSDTLRKRGLRSTYLEGEMAQTQRNQAITRLKEGVVNVLVATDVAARGIDIDDVDFVINYDLPYSADTYLHRIGRTARAGKKGSAVSLVEAHDYKLLGKIKRYTEEALKPRIIEGLEPRTKAPKDGELNVTSKKEKARIKKKKEVKKEAAKQKVKVRHKDTKNIGKRRKPSSESAAVKQV; encoded by the coding sequence ATGTCCGAATTAATGACCTTTGAGGAGCTTGATTTAAGCCCTCAACTTCTAAAAGCCTTAGCAAAAAAAGGCCACAGCCGCCCAACAGCAATTCAACAAGCCACTATTCCAGCTGCCCTTGAAGGGCGAGATTTACTGGGTTCTGCTCCAACAGGCACAGGGAAAACGGCAGCATTCTTACTGCCAGCGATTCAACATTTATTAGACTACCCACGCCGTAAGCCGGGAGCTCCACGCATTTTAGTGCTTACCCCAACTCGAGAGCTGGCAATGCAGGTGGCGGAACAGGCTGAAGAGCTGGCACAATTTACCAACTTAAGTATTGCGACTATTACAGGCGGAGTGGCGTATCAAAATCACGGTGAAGTCTTTAACAGTAATCAAGATATTGTGGTAGCAACGCCGGGTCGTTTGATGCAATATATCAAAGAAGAAAACTTTGATTGCCGAGCAGTTGAAGTGCTGATTTTTGACGAAGCAGACCGAATGTTACAAATGGGCTTTGGGCAAGATGCAGAGAAAATTGCGGCAGAAACCCGTTGGCGTAAACATACTTGGTTATTCTCAGCCACTCTTGAAGGGGAATTGTTGGAGGATTTCTCTGAGCGATTATTAAACGACCCAATAAAAGTAGATGCAGAGCCGAGCCGTCGTGAGCGTAAAAAGATCCAGCAATGGTACTATCATGCCGATAATGTGGAGCATAAAACCAAATTGTTGGCTCGTCTTATCGGAGAATTTTCGGTGGAAAAAGCAATTGTGTTTGTTCGCCGCCGTGAAGATGTGCGAGAGCTAAGCGACACACTTCGCAAACGTGGTTTGCGTTCCACTTACCTTGAAGGCGAAATGGCACAAACCCAACGTAATCAGGCGATTACCCGTTTAAAAGAGGGCGTTGTGAATGTTCTTGTTGCGACCGATGTGGCGGCTCGTGGTATCGACATTGACGATGTGGATTTCGTGATCAACTACGATTTGCCATACAGTGCCGATACTTACCTTCACCGCATCGGGCGAACCGCTCGTGCCGGCAAAAAAGGCTCAGCAGTTTCGTTAGTAGAAGCTCACGATTATAAGCTACTCGGTAAAATCAAGCGTTATACGGAAGAAGCATTAAAGCCGCGTATTATCGAAGGCTTAGAACCTCGAACCAAAGCCCCGAAAGATGGCGAGTTGAATGTAACGAGCAAAAAAGAAAAAGCCCGCATTAAAAAGAAAAAAGAGGTGAAGAAAGAAGCGGCGAAGCAAAAGGTAAAAGTTCGCCATAAAGACACCAAAAATATCGGCAAACGCCGTAAGCCAAGCAGTGAATCGGCAGCGGTTAAACAGGTGTAA
- the plsX gene encoding phosphate acyltransferase PlsX: MNDITLAVDVMGGDLGPRVIIPAIAQALQKNSNLTFLLFGNQHQAIPLLQKYTLQNHPKIQFHHTEQVIDADISFSKAIRQSKNSSMRLALEAVKEGKAQGCVSGGNTGVLMGLAKLLIAPLPNIERPALTSLIPAMNGKSTVMLDLGANIEVSDYQLQQFAEMGNLFAQVMLGLVYPRISLLNIGTEENKGTAQLQAVHQQLKNRQDLNYIGFIESDKLTSYLTDVIICDGYTGNIALKALEGAAKNIIALFKKEKADSNICRSTKRYLLKLIFYRYYRKLQEINPDRHNGATLLGLSKVVVKSHGGANSNAFCYAIDYAIQQIEGDIPSRIMQGLSQLE, from the coding sequence TTGAATGATATCACTCTAGCAGTAGATGTGATGGGCGGGGACTTAGGTCCCCGTGTTATTATTCCTGCTATAGCACAGGCCCTTCAAAAAAACTCTAATCTCACATTTTTATTATTTGGTAATCAACACCAAGCAATTCCACTATTACAAAAATACACTTTACAGAATCATCCCAAAATTCAATTTCATCATACCGAACAGGTAATTGATGCAGATATTTCTTTCTCAAAAGCTATCCGCCAAAGTAAAAACAGTTCTATGCGTTTAGCACTTGAGGCTGTAAAAGAGGGAAAAGCACAAGGTTGTGTGAGTGGAGGAAATACAGGTGTATTAATGGGGCTAGCAAAATTATTAATTGCTCCACTCCCCAATATTGAACGCCCAGCTCTTACATCTCTTATTCCTGCAATGAATGGAAAATCTACAGTTATGTTAGATTTAGGAGCAAATATTGAAGTAAGCGATTACCAGCTACAACAATTTGCCGAGATGGGGAATCTATTTGCTCAAGTGATGTTAGGCTTAGTTTACCCTCGCATTTCTTTGTTGAATATCGGCACAGAAGAAAACAAAGGTACAGCACAACTTCAAGCAGTTCATCAGCAACTCAAAAACAGACAAGATTTGAACTACATCGGTTTCATTGAAAGTGATAAATTAACCAGCTACTTAACCGATGTAATTATTTGTGACGGCTATACAGGTAATATCGCTTTAAAAGCATTGGAAGGTGCAGCGAAAAATATTATTGCGCTCTTTAAAAAAGAGAAAGCAGACTCTAATATTTGCCGTAGCACTAAACGATACTTACTCAAATTGATTTTCTATCGCTACTACCGTAAGCTACAAGAAATCAACCCTGATCGCCATAATGGAGCAACCCTGCTCGGTTTATCAAAAGTCGTGGTGAAAAGCCACGGAGGAGCAAACAGTAATGCTTTCTGTTATGCGATTGATTATGCCATTCAGCAAATCGAAGGAGATATTCCAAGTAGAATTATGCAAGGCTTAAGCCAGTTGGAATAA
- a CDS encoding methionine/alanine import family NSS transporter small subunit, with product MSTAAIITMVVAMTIIWGGLIFAIKSLPKEEQ from the coding sequence ATGAGTACCGCAGCAATTATTACAATGGTGGTTGCAATGACGATCATTTGGGGAGGCTTAATTTTCGCAATTAAAAGCCTACCGAAAGAAGAGCAATAG
- the rpmF gene encoding 50S ribosomal protein L32, with amino-acid sequence MAVQQNKKSRSRRDMRRSHDALTTAAVSVDKTSGETHFRHHVTADGYYRGRKVINK; translated from the coding sequence GTGGCTGTTCAACAAAATAAGAAATCTCGTTCACGTCGTGATATGCGTCGTTCACACGATGCATTAACAACTGCAGCAGTTTCAGTGGATAAAACAAGTGGCGAAACACACTTCCGTCACCACGTTACTGCAGACGGTTACTACCGTGGTCGTAAAGTAATCAACAAGTAA
- the hisIE gene encoding bifunctional phosphoribosyl-AMP cyclohydrolase/phosphoribosyl-ATP diphosphatase HisIE, with amino-acid sequence MQIQNIDWQKMDGLLPVIVQNAQTCEVLMLGYMNQEALEKTLNEKRVTFYSRTKQRLWTKGETSGHFLNVVDMSLDCDNDTLLILANPIGETCHTGAESCFHQFEQEQPDWIFFSKLERMIAERKNADPESSYTAKLYAKGTHKIAQKVGEEAVESVIAAMANDREELVSEVADLAYHLTVLLHNADLSWADVNAKLKERHKGIGLHPEGSNK; translated from the coding sequence ATGCAAATTCAAAACATTGATTGGCAAAAAATGGACGGTTTATTACCTGTTATCGTCCAAAACGCCCAAACCTGCGAAGTGTTAATGCTTGGCTATATGAACCAAGAGGCATTAGAAAAAACACTCAACGAGAAACGAGTGACTTTCTACTCTCGTACCAAACAACGTTTATGGACGAAAGGCGAAACATCGGGCCATTTTTTAAATGTGGTGGATATGAGCTTAGATTGTGATAACGACACGTTGCTCATTCTTGCCAACCCCATTGGCGAAACCTGCCACACGGGGGCGGAGAGCTGTTTTCATCAATTTGAGCAAGAACAGCCGGATTGGATCTTTTTCTCTAAATTAGAGCGGATGATCGCCGAGCGTAAAAATGCCGATCCGGAAAGTTCTTACACGGCAAAACTGTACGCCAAAGGCACGCATAAAATTGCGCAAAAAGTGGGTGAAGAAGCGGTGGAAAGCGTGATTGCGGCAATGGCAAATGATCGGGAAGAGTTGGTATCCGAAGTGGCGGATCTGGCGTATCATTTAACGGTGTTGCTGCACAATGCGGACTTGTCTTGGGCGGATGTAAACGCAAAATTGAAAGAACGCCATAAGGGGATTGGTTTGCACCCTGAGGGTTCGAATAAGTAA
- a CDS encoding LLM class flavin-dependent oxidoreductase, producing the protein MTKLSILNLVPIREGQTAKQAVDSMVRLAKHAEKIGIERYWIAEHHNMKNLASSATQLLIQHALSHTETLRVGSGGVMLPNHSPYIVAEQYGTLETLYPNRVELGLGRAPGTDMRTATALRRNAQSLPFPDEISELKGYFEGTNPVSAYPAQGLNVPFYILGSSPESAYLAAERGLPYAFASHFAPRFMDDAVRIYRTHFKPSEVLDKPYVILGVNAIVAETDQEAEQLATTQTQFFLNVVTNAQNNLQPPVESDEKVWENFVKAEIVPHFGPVAFQQNALYNQEKTVVRQMTACSLIGSRESVEQQLKELKERIEIDEIMAVSYIFDEQKQHQSYTWLKEISDKV; encoded by the coding sequence ATGACAAAATTATCCATTCTAAATCTTGTGCCTATTCGTGAAGGGCAAACCGCTAAACAAGCGGTCGATTCTATGGTGAGATTAGCAAAACACGCAGAAAAGATCGGCATTGAACGCTATTGGATTGCAGAACATCATAATATGAAAAACCTTGCCAGCTCGGCAACACAATTACTCATTCAGCACGCACTTTCTCACACTGAAACATTAAGAGTGGGATCAGGTGGCGTAATGCTGCCTAACCACAGCCCTTACATTGTGGCAGAACAGTACGGCACACTTGAAACGCTCTACCCTAACCGTGTAGAACTAGGGCTTGGGCGTGCACCGGGTACTGATATGCGTACCGCCACCGCTTTACGCCGTAATGCACAAAGTTTGCCTTTCCCCGATGAAATCAGCGAACTAAAAGGCTATTTTGAAGGCACAAATCCTGTATCTGCTTACCCTGCACAAGGGCTAAATGTGCCGTTTTATATTCTAGGATCTAGCCCTGAAAGTGCGTATTTAGCAGCAGAACGCGGCTTGCCTTATGCCTTTGCTTCACATTTTGCTCCTCGTTTTATGGACGATGCAGTACGAATTTATCGCACACACTTTAAGCCATCGGAAGTGCTGGATAAACCTTATGTGATTCTCGGTGTAAATGCAATCGTAGCTGAAACCGACCAAGAGGCGGAACAACTTGCTACCACTCAAACCCAGTTTTTCTTAAATGTAGTAACCAATGCTCAAAACAACCTGCAACCGCCTGTCGAGTCTGATGAAAAGGTCTGGGAAAATTTTGTGAAAGCGGAAATTGTGCCACATTTCGGACCTGTTGCTTTTCAACAAAATGCGTTATATAACCAAGAAAAAACGGTTGTTCGCCAAATGACAGCCTGCTCACTTATCGGCAGCCGTGAGAGTGTTGAACAACAACTCAAAGAGTTAAAAGAGAGAATCGAAATTGATGAAATTATGGCAGTGAGCTATATTTTCGATGAACAAAAACAACATCAGTCTTATACTTGGTTAAAAGAAATTTCAGATAAGGTGTAA
- a CDS encoding DUF523 domain-containing protein — MKKVLISACLLGDNVKYSGGNNLSDELIALLKKYDIQLVPICPEILGGLPIPRPPAEIRNGDIVTVTGDSVLAEFRLGAERVLNKAQIEKIQIAILKEKSPSCGSSYIYDGNFTNRLIAGEGITTQLLRANGIEVFSENDLSQLENIFQDKY, encoded by the coding sequence ATGAAAAAGGTGCTGATTAGTGCTTGTTTATTAGGCGATAATGTTAAATATTCGGGTGGGAATAATTTATCCGATGAACTCATCGCGTTACTCAAAAAGTATGATATTCAGTTAGTGCCGATTTGTCCTGAAATATTGGGCGGATTGCCGATACCAAGACCTCCTGCTGAAATACGTAACGGGGATATTGTGACAGTTACAGGTGATTCAGTTTTAGCTGAATTTCGACTCGGTGCTGAAAGAGTTCTGAATAAAGCGCAAATTGAAAAAATCCAAATTGCGATTTTAAAAGAAAAAAGCCCATCCTGTGGTAGCAGCTATATTTATGATGGAAATTTCACAAACCGACTAATTGCAGGTGAGGGTATAACAACTCAATTACTGCGAGCAAATGGTATAGAAGTGTTTTCGGAGAATGATTTATCACAACTAGAAAATATCTTTCAAGATAAGTACTAG
- a CDS encoding GrxA family glutaredoxin, whose protein sequence is MFVEIYGRLSCPYCVRAKQLAEKMKTELNDFDFKFIDMIAEGLSKEDLEPRVGKPVATVPQIFVDNVHVGGCTDFQAFVKEKFGIV, encoded by the coding sequence ATGTTTGTTGAAATTTATGGACGTTTATCTTGCCCGTACTGCGTGCGTGCAAAACAATTAGCTGAAAAAATGAAAACCGAATTAAACGATTTTGATTTTAAATTTATTGATATGATTGCAGAAGGTTTATCAAAAGAAGATTTAGAACCACGTGTTGGTAAGCCTGTTGCAACCGTGCCACAAATTTTTGTTGATAATGTTCACGTTGGTGGCTGTACTGATTTCCAAGCCTTTGTGAAAGAAAAATTTGGCATTGTTTAG
- the hisF gene encoding imidazole glycerol phosphate synthase subunit HisF: protein MLAKRIIPCLDVRDGQVVKGVQFRNHEIIGDIVPLAERYADEGADELVFYDITASSDGRTVDKSWVERVAQVIDIPFCVAGGIKTIADAEQIFAFGADKISINSPALADPDLISRLADRFGVQAIVVGIDSWFEANTGKYWVNQYTGDEKRTRQTNWQLLDWVAEVQKRGAGEIVLNMMNQDGVRNGYDLVQLKKAREVCNVPLIASGGAGEMVHFRDAFIYAQVDGALAASVFHKQIINIGELKAYLAAEGVEIRK from the coding sequence ATGTTGGCAAAACGGATAATTCCTTGTTTAGATGTGCGTGACGGGCAGGTCGTCAAAGGCGTGCAGTTCCGCAACCACGAAATCATCGGCGACATCGTACCGCTTGCTGAGCGTTATGCAGACGAGGGGGCGGACGAGCTGGTGTTTTATGACATCACCGCATCAAGCGACGGTCGCACGGTGGATAAAAGCTGGGTCGAGCGAGTGGCTCAGGTCATTGACATTCCGTTCTGCGTGGCGGGCGGGATTAAAACGATTGCCGACGCAGAGCAGATTTTTGCATTCGGTGCGGATAAAATCTCCATCAATTCCCCTGCCCTTGCTGATCCTGATTTGATTAGCCGCCTTGCGGATCGTTTTGGCGTGCAGGCGATTGTAGTCGGCATTGATAGCTGGTTTGAGGCGAACACCGGCAAATACTGGGTCAATCAATACACTGGCGATGAAAAACGCACTCGTCAAACCAACTGGCAGCTGCTTGATTGGGTCGCAGAAGTGCAAAAACGAGGGGCTGGCGAAATCGTGCTGAATATGATGAACCAAGACGGCGTGCGTAACGGCTACGATTTGGTGCAACTAAAAAAAGCGCGTGAAGTTTGCAATGTACCACTGATTGCATCAGGCGGGGCAGGCGAAATGGTGCATTTCCGTGATGCGTTTATTTATGCACAAGTTGATGGGGCATTGGCTGCAAGCGTGTTCCACAAGCAGATTATCAATATTGGCGAGTTGAAGGCGTATTTGGCGGCTGAAGGGGTAGAAATCCGTAAATAA
- a CDS encoding cytochrome C assembly family protein, which translates to MLLPILAIAAYALTLLWVAPTLVNLESATENKKPNITLVFGFGLLAILLHCVVLYNQLWLIEGQNFTVTNVISLMSFIMVVCVTFTLLKWKTAWFPLLVVYSFAICSVAVASFVQGSFIRNIEENAGFIFHLGIALFSYALFFLALIYAFQLKWLDHKLKSKKMFFCSILPPLMSVERHFFTLTLAAQAMLTLTLFSGVIYLHNFFEPEHIHKAIFSFLAWIVYNVQILGQWKLRWRGKRVLIYSISGMMLLTIGYFGSRLIVH; encoded by the coding sequence ATGTTACTTCCTATTTTAGCTATTGCAGCTTATGCCTTAACGTTGCTTTGGGTTGCCCCCACCTTAGTGAATTTGGAAAGTGCAACAGAAAATAAAAAGCCGAATATAACCCTTGTTTTTGGGTTTGGTTTATTAGCTATTCTTTTGCATTGTGTCGTGTTATATAACCAATTATGGCTAATAGAAGGACAGAATTTTACGGTAACAAATGTGATCTCTTTAATGAGTTTCATAATGGTTGTTTGTGTAACTTTTACATTGCTCAAATGGAAAACTGCTTGGTTTCCTCTGCTTGTTGTATATTCCTTTGCGATTTGTAGTGTGGCGGTAGCCAGTTTTGTGCAGGGGAGTTTTATCCGCAACATAGAAGAAAATGCAGGATTTATTTTCCACTTAGGCATTGCACTGTTCTCTTATGCGTTATTTTTTCTCGCCTTAATTTATGCGTTTCAATTAAAATGGCTAGATCACAAACTCAAAAGCAAAAAAATGTTCTTTTGTTCTATTCTTCCACCATTAATGTCGGTTGAACGCCATTTCTTTACCTTAACACTTGCGGCACAAGCGATGCTTACGCTTACACTATTTTCAGGTGTGATTTATCTACATAATTTTTTTGAGCCTGAGCATATCCATAAAGCGATTTTCTCATTTTTGGCTTGGATTGTTTATAATGTTCAAATATTAGGTCAATGGAAATTACGTTGGCGAGGAAAACGGGTGCTTATTTATTCAATTTCGGGTATGATGTTGCTCACAATCGGATATTTCGGTAGCCGTTTGATCGTCCATTAA